The nucleotide sequence GGAGGCCCTTCGCGACAACCGGAAAAAAGTGGTCACCATGGGGGGAATAGGCACCAATCACGGGCTCGCTACGGCGATCTTCTGTAAAAAGCTGGGACTGTCCGCCAGGCTGCTCCTCTTCCCGCAGCCCGTTACGCACCATGTAAAGCAGAACATGCTTCTCTTCCAAAAGTTCGGGGCTGAAATGGTGTACTACAAGACCATGATCGGCGCCGGGGCGGCGCTTTACACCAGCCAGCGTCTTAAAAACCCGGGGGCCTATTTCCTGTTTGCGGGGGGCTCGTCCCCCTCGGGAACGATCGGCGTGGTGAACGCCATGTTCGAGCTTCGCGAGCAGGTGGACGCGGGGCTCATCCCGGAACCGGATTACATCTTCTGCCCGCTGGGATCCAACGGGACGATGGCCGGATTGTCACTGGGCGGCCTTCTCGCGGGCCTGAAATCACGGGTCATTGGTGTACGCGTTACGCTCGACCATGCAGGTCCCATCCAGATAGCGAATCCCTCGACCGTCACGGGCCTCATGAAGCAGACCCTTTCCCTTATGCGGCGACGTTCGGCAGAAGTTCCGGCGGTACGGCTTCCGGAGCCGCAGGTCATTAATTCCTACCTGGGCGACGGTTACGGCTGCCCCACTGCTGCATGCAGGGACGCCATTGCGCTCGTGAAGGATCGGGAGGGGGTCGTCCTGGATCCTACCTACACGGCGAAGACCTTCGCCGCCCTGCTCGATTTCCTCAAATCCCCCGGACACTCCGGCGAGACCATACTCTACTGGCACACATATAATTCCGTCGATCACTCCGCGCTTGCGGCGACGGTGGACTACCATGATCTGCCGCGCTCCCTGCACTGGGCGTTCGAAACAAATGAGGCGAAGGTGTAACCGATGGACCTGAAATCTATTCTTGAAGCGATCGCCGTCCCCCGCCCCAATTACAGCGCCGCCGTGGATA is from Spirochaetota bacterium and encodes:
- a CDS encoding pyridoxal-phosphate dependent enzyme, with translation MKENTIVTPRCEPPHLLFHRYPALIKTVPHINLGTYPTPVERLEHLGHDSLWIKREDLSSPLYGGNKVRKLEYTLAEALRDNRKKVVTMGGIGTNHGLATAIFCKKLGLSARLLLFPQPVTHHVKQNMLLFQKFGAEMVYYKTMIGAGAALYTSQRLKNPGAYFLFAGGSSPSGTIGVVNAMFELREQVDAGLIPEPDYIFCPLGSNGTMAGLSLGGLLAGLKSRVIGVRVTLDHAGPIQIANPSTVTGLMKQTLSLMRRRSAEVPAVRLPEPQVINSYLGDGYGCPTAACRDAIALVKDREGVVLDPTYTAKTFAALLDFLKSPGHSGETILYWHTYNSVDHSALAATVDYHDLPRSLHWAFETNEAKV